Proteins found in one Aspergillus chevalieri M1 DNA, chromosome 2, nearly complete sequence genomic segment:
- a CDS encoding beta-glucosidase H (CAZy:GH3;~COG:G;~EggNog:ENOG410PFI5;~InterPro:IPR017853,IPR019800,IPR036962,IPR037524, IPR008979,IPR002772,IPR036881,IPR026891,IPR013783, IPR001764,IPR011658;~PFAM:PF00933,PF01915,PF14310,PF07691;~go_function: GO:0004553 - hydrolase activity, hydrolyzing O-glycosyl compounds [Evidence IEA];~go_process: GO:0005975 - carbohydrate metabolic process [Evidence IEA]) produces MVRLDVEQTISELTLGEKIALTAGVDFWHTAAVHRLNIPSLRLSDGPNGVRGTRFFNGIPAACFPCATALGASWDTKLLNDVGRLMADEAIAKGCHVVLGPTINIQRSPLGGRGFESFSEDGILSGTLAGYYSKGMQEKGVGATLKHFVCNDQEHERLAVDSIVTQRALREIYLLPFQVALRICQSACIMTAYNKVNGTHVSENKKIIGDILRKEWGWDGLVMSDWFGTYSTSEAINAGLDLEMPGKTRWRGDVLAHAVSSNKVAEFVLDERVRNVLNLINYLDPLGITEGAPEKGLNREQDHALLRRAAAESVVLLKNQDSILPLKKDKPILVIGPNAKIAAYCGGGSASLLPYYTVTPFQGVSAKSQASVEFSQGVYSHKDLPLLGPLLKTVDGKQGFAFRVFNEPPTEANREVVDELHLVASTGFLMDYVNPKIKSMTFYVDMEGYFTPEEDGFYDFGVTVVGTGKLLVDDEVVVDNTKNQQRGSAFFGNGTIEEKGAKHLQAGRTYKVVLQFGTAPTSDLDNRGIVAFGPGGFRFGAARRVNQEDLISHAVEQACRAEQVVLFAGLTMEWETEGYDRDHMDLPPGSDELITRVLAANPNTVIVNQSGTPVTMPWAHNAKAILQAWFGGNECGNGIADVLYGDVNPSAKLPLTFPVRLQDNPSYVNFRSERGRVLYGEDVYVGYRFYEKIERDPLFSFGYGLSYTTFTRSNLSINTVPENPTLPHQPEGTITEPITATLTVTNTGPVAGSEVAQLWIRPPPTSSVNRPVRELKGFNKVFLQPGKSKEVQIVVDKKVATSWWDEQRGAWASEKGIYRVEVTGTGEGVLQGEFEVEKTRYWVGL; encoded by the exons ATGGTTCGCTTGGACGTAGAACAGACCATTTCGGAGTTAACTCTTGGCGAGAAGATCGCTTTGACAGCTG GCGTTGATTTCTGGCACACCGCAGCTGTTCACCGTCTGAACATCCCATCCCTGCGTCTGTCCGATGGCCCTAACGGCGTGCGAGGGACACGTTTCTTCAACGGTATCCCAGCTGCATGCTTCCCCTGTGCCACTGCACTGGGTGCTTCCTGGGATACCAAGCTCTTGAACGATGTCGGCCGATTAATGGCCGACGAAGCCATCGCCAAAGGCTGTCATGTTGTCCTGGGCCCTACCATAAACATCCAGCGCTCACCGCTTGGCGGACGGGGTTTCGAGTCCTTTTCCGAGGATGGGATATTATCCGGTACTTTAGCCGGCTACTACAGCAAGGGAATGCAAGAGAAGGGTGTCGGAGCGACGCTGAAGCACTTTGTGTGTAATGACCAGGAGCATGAACGTTTGGCTGTCGATAGTATCGTCACGCAGCGGGCTCTGCGGGAAATCTATCTGCTTCCATTCCAGGTGGCTTTGAGGATTTGCCAAAGTGCGTGTATCATGACGGCTTATAACAAGGTGAACGGGACGCATGTTAGTGAGAATAAGAAGATTATTGGGGATATCCTTCGCAAGGAGTGGGGATGGGATGGGCTAGTTATGAGTGATTGGTTTGGTACATACAGTACTTCTGAGGCGATCAATGCTGGTCTGGATCTGGAGATGCCGGGCAAGACCCGGTGGCGAGGAGACGTGTTGGCTCATGCTGTGTCTTCGAATAAGGTCGCTGAGTTTGTCCTGGATGAACGTGTGCGGAATGTCCTTaacttgatcaactatctggATCCATTGGGTATTACCGAGGGAGCGCCAGAGAAGGGATTGAATCGAGAACAGGATCACGCTCTGCTGCGCCGGGCCGCCGCAGAGTCTGTTGTTCTTCTGAAGAACCAGGATAGCATTCTGCCACTGAAGAAGGACAAGCCGATTCTGGTCATTGGTCCTAATGCCAAGATCGCTGCATACTGCGGAGGAGGCTCTGCTTCACTTCTTCCTTACTACACGGTGACGCCGTTTCAAGGCGTCTCGGCCAAGAGTCAGGCTTCCGTCGAGTTTTCTCAAGGTGTCTACTCGCACAAGGATCTTCCTTTGTTGGGACCTCTGCTCAAGACCGTGGACGGCAAACAAGGCTTCGCGTTCCGAGTGTTCAATGAACCTCCTACCGAAGCCAACCGGGAAGTTGTCGATGAGCTGCATCTCGTCGCATCGACTGGTTTCCTTATGGACTACGTCAACCCTAAGATCAAGTCCATGACTTTCTATGTCGATATGGAGGGCTACTTCACCCCTGAAGAAGACGGTTTCTACGACTTTGGAGTCACCGTCGTCGGTACTGGCAAGCTCCTCGTCGACGACGAAGTCGTAGTCGACAACACAAAGAACCAGCAACGCGGCTCCGCCTTCTTTGGCAACGGTACCATCGAAGAAAAGGGCGCTAAGCACCTCCAAGCCGGCCGCACATACAAGGTCGTCCTCCAATTCGGCACCGCCCCAACCTCCGACCTCGACAACCGCGGCATCGTCGCCTTTGGCCCCGGCGGTTTCCGCTTCGGTGCTGCTCGCCGGGTCAATCAAGAAGACCTCATCTCGCACGCAGTCGAACAAGCGTGTCGCGCAGAACAAGTCGTCCTCTTCGCTGGGCTCACCATGGAATGGGAAACAGAAGGTTACGACCGCGACCACATGGACCTGCCCCCGGGAAGCGACGAGCTTATCACGCGCGTGCTGGCTGCAAACCCCAACACCGTCATCGTCAACCAGAGCGGTACACCTGTTACCATGCCCTGGGCACACAACGCCAAGGCTATCCTGCAGGCCTGGTTCGGTGGTAACGAGTGCGGCAATGGTATCGCGGACGTGCTGTACGGCGACGTCAACCCTTCCGCCAAGTTACCCCTCACATTCCCTGTGCGCCTGCAGGATAACCCGAGCTACGTGAACTTCCGCTCGGAGCGGGGGCGCGTGCTCTACGGCGAGGACGTGTACGTGGGGTACAGATTCTACGAGAAGATCGAGCGAGACCCGCTCTTCAGTTTCGGATACGGTCTTTCGTACACAACCTTCACTCGCTCAAACCTTTCCATCAACACCGTTCCGGAGAACCCTACCCTCCCACACCAACCCGAGGGCACCATCACAGAACCGATCACCGCGACCCTGACCGTCACAAACACCGGCCCCGTGGCAGGATCTGAAGTCGCACAATTATGGATTCGCCCTCCACCAACGAGCAGCGTTAACCGCCCCGTGCGCGAACTCAAGGGCTTCAATAAGGTATTCCTGCAGCCTGGCAAGAGCAAGGAGGTACAGATCGTTGTGGACAAGAAAGTTGCGACGAGCTGGTGGGATGAGCAGCGTGGTGCTTGGGCTTCTGAGAAGGGAATTTATAGAGTTGAGGTTACGGGGACTGGGGAGGGGGTGTTACAGGGGGAGTTTGAGGTGGAGAAGACAAGGTATTGGGTTGGGTTGTAA